A region from the Nitrososphaerales archaeon genome encodes:
- a CDS encoding diphthine--ammonia ligase: MRNVVVFWSGGKDSCLACYEATLHGLTISYLLNFTVKDRPHLHGGPESIHAQLRAIGLPFIQKETTWGMYREDVEDVINRLKKVNVSGAVFGDIHLEEHRSWIEKLCDRLGILPYFPLWNRDPIEILDTFVSKGFEAIVISARADLFDEGWVGRRIDRNFIRDLSRLRDRIDLCGEFGEYHTFVIDGPIFRKRLMISLGKKSLKDGYWSLDISNLILKDKEF, encoded by the coding sequence TGCACGGTCTAACGATCTCTTATCTCCTCAACTTTACAGTGAAAGATAGACCCCACCTTCATGGAGGTCCTGAATCGATACATGCTCAATTACGAGCGATTGGTCTACCATTCATTCAAAAGGAGACCACATGGGGTATGTATAGAGAGGATGTTGAAGATGTAATCAACAGATTAAAGAAGGTGAATGTGAGTGGAGCGGTCTTTGGAGATATTCACCTAGAAGAGCATAGGAGTTGGATAGAGAAGCTCTGTGATAGATTGGGCATCTTACCATACTTCCCTTTGTGGAATAGAGATCCCATAGAGATCCTCGATACCTTCGTATCGAAGGGGTTTGAGGCGATCGTGATCAGCGCAAGGGCTGATCTATTCGATGAAGGATGGGTCGGAAGAAGGATAGATAGGAACTTCATCAGAGATTTGAGTAGACTTAGGGATAGGATCGATCTCTGTGGAGAATTTGGTGAATACCATACATTCGTTATAGATGGCCCAATATTCAGAAAGCGCTTAATGATAAGTCTTGGTAAAAAATCGTTAAAGGATGGTTATTGGTCCTTAGATATCTCAAACCTTATCTTAAAGGATAAGGAGTTTTAA